Proteins encoded by one window of Brienomyrus brachyistius isolate T26 chromosome 1, BBRACH_0.4, whole genome shotgun sequence:
- the lztfl1 gene encoding leucine zipper transcription factor-like protein 1 isoform X3, whose translation MAEFGFNEHHQNEVINYMRFARSKRALRLKTIDSCFQDLKESRLVEETFTADEVTEMLEGLRVVVRGEVETELINTAHTNVLLLRQLFSQAEKFYLRLQTDISELENRELLEQVAEFEKAEFKSSGRKANQETSKPKLAPLNEAGVSELLNKEISRLQEENDKLKSRLRAVESQAMSALEEKSKVEKTLKELQKIQGQQQRALHSQEISSLEDTVAALQADFQKSLSDSTASQKNLQDTLVEAKHELLRVQEQLALTEKELEKKFQQTAAYRNMKEMLSKKNEQMKEIRKRLQKYEPDE comes from the exons ATG GCTGAGTTTGGCTTTAATGAGCATCACCAGAATGAAGTCATCAACTACATGAGATTTGCACGCTCTAAGAGGGCATTGAGGCTCAAGACAATAGACTCTTGCTTTCAGGACCTCAAAGAGAGCAG GCTGGTGGAGGAGACGTTCACGGCAGACGAGGTGACGGAAATGCTGGAGGGGCTGCGGGTGGTGGTGCGGGGAGAGGTGGAGACAGAGCTCATCAACACGGCCCACACCAACGTGCTCCTCCTACGTCAGCTCTTCTCGCAGGCAGAGAAGTTCTACCTCAGGCTCCAGACGGACATCTCAGAGCTGGAGAACAG GGAGCTGCTGGAGCAAGTGGCCGAGTTTGAGAAGGCGGAGTTTAAGTCTAGCGGCAGAAAG GCTAACCAGGAGACCAGCAAACCCAAACTGGCCCCCCTGAATGAAGCAGGGGTGTCTGAGCTGCTTAACAAG GAGATCTCCAGACTGCAGGAGGAGAATGACAAACTGAAAAGCAGACTCCGTGCAGTCGAATCACAG GCTATGAGTGCCTTAGAAGAGAAGTCCAAGGTGGAGAAGACTTTAAAAGAGCTGCAGAAGATTCAGGGTCAGCAGCAG CGGGCCCTGCACTCCCAGGAGATCAGCAGCCTGGAGGACACAGTGGCAGCCCTGCAAGCGGACTTCCAGAAATCCCTGAGTGACAGCACAGCCTCGCAGAAAAACCTACAGGACACCCTGGTGGAGGCCAAGCATGAGCTACTGCGGGTGCAGGAGCAGTTGGCTCTTACTGAGAAG GAGCTGGAGAAGAAGTTCCAGCAGACTGCTGCTTACCGCAACATGAAGGAGATGCTGAGCAAGAAGAACGAGCAGATGAAGGAGATCAGGAAGCGGCTGCAAAA GTATGAACCAGATGAATAA
- the lztfl1 gene encoding leucine zipper transcription factor-like protein 1 isoform X1: MRFARSKRALRLKTIDSCFQDLKESRLVEETFTADEVTEMLEGLRVVVRGEVETELINTAHTNVLLLRQLFSQAEKFYLRLQTDISELENRELLEQVAEFEKAEFKSSGRKANQETSKPKLAPLNEAGVSELLNKEISRLQEENDKLKSRLRAVESQAMSALEEKSKVEKTLKELQKIQGQQQRALHSQEISSLEDTVAALQADFQKSLSDSTASQKNLQDTLVEAKHELLRVQEQLALTEKELEKKFQQTAAYRNMKEMLSKKNEQMKEIRKRLQKYEPDE; encoded by the exons ATGAGATTTGCACGCTCTAAGAGGGCATTGAGGCTCAAGACAATAGACTCTTGCTTTCAGGACCTCAAAGAGAGCAG GCTGGTGGAGGAGACGTTCACGGCAGACGAGGTGACGGAAATGCTGGAGGGGCTGCGGGTGGTGGTGCGGGGAGAGGTGGAGACAGAGCTCATCAACACGGCCCACACCAACGTGCTCCTCCTACGTCAGCTCTTCTCGCAGGCAGAGAAGTTCTACCTCAGGCTCCAGACGGACATCTCAGAGCTGGAGAACAG GGAGCTGCTGGAGCAAGTGGCCGAGTTTGAGAAGGCGGAGTTTAAGTCTAGCGGCAGAAAG GCTAACCAGGAGACCAGCAAACCCAAACTGGCCCCCCTGAATGAAGCAGGGGTGTCTGAGCTGCTTAACAAG GAGATCTCCAGACTGCAGGAGGAGAATGACAAACTGAAAAGCAGACTCCGTGCAGTCGAATCACAG GCTATGAGTGCCTTAGAAGAGAAGTCCAAGGTGGAGAAGACTTTAAAAGAGCTGCAGAAGATTCAGGGTCAGCAGCAG CGGGCCCTGCACTCCCAGGAGATCAGCAGCCTGGAGGACACAGTGGCAGCCCTGCAAGCGGACTTCCAGAAATCCCTGAGTGACAGCACAGCCTCGCAGAAAAACCTACAGGACACCCTGGTGGAGGCCAAGCATGAGCTACTGCGGGTGCAGGAGCAGTTGGCTCTTACTGAGAAG GAGCTGGAGAAGAAGTTCCAGCAGACTGCTGCTTACCGCAACATGAAGGAGATGCTGAGCAAGAAGAACGAGCAGATGAAGGAGATCAGGAAGCGGCTGCAAAA GTATGAACCAGATGAATAA